One window of Sphingomonas sp. KC8 genomic DNA carries:
- a CDS encoding cold-shock protein, which translates to MAIGTVKFFNIDKGYGFIANEDGSGDSFVHITAVERAGMPTLNKDQRVSYELETDRRGKTSAVNLQPA; encoded by the coding sequence ATGGCCATCGGCACCGTAAAATTCTTCAATATCGACAAGGGTTATGGCTTCATCGCCAATGAAGACGGCTCGGGCGACAGCTTCGTCCACATCACCGCGGTCGAGCGCGCCGGCATGCCGACGCTCAACAAGGACCAGCGCGTGAGCTACGAACTGGAAACCGATCGTCGCGGCAAGACGTCCGCCGTGAACCTTCAGCCGGCCTGA
- the metH gene encoding methionine synthase: MATAAITPDDAPAQASATFVNIGERTNVTGSAAFKKLIMGGDYTRAVEVARQQVENGAQIIDVNMDEGLLDAEVAMTTFLKLIAAEPDIARVPIMIDSSKWSVIEAGLKCVSGKPIVNSISMKEGEAEFLAHARKVMAYGAAVVVMAFDEVGQADTQARKIEICERAYKLLTGIGFPPEDIIFDPNIFAVATGIEEHNNYGVDFIEATREIRKRCPHVHISGGLSNLSFSFRGNEPVRRAMHSIFLYHAIPAGMDMGIVNAGQLDVYDTIDPELRDACEDVILNRHPDATEKLITIAERFKGTDAAAEKAAEEWRGWPVVKRLEHALVKGIDAHVVDDTEEARQMFARPIEVIEGPLMDGMNVVGDLFGSGKMFLPQVVKSARVMKKAVAHLLPFIEAQKEAGARAKGRIVMATVKGDVHDIGKNIVGVVLQCNGYEVIDLGVMVPWMTILQSAQDNDADIIGLSGLITPSLDEMVTVAAEMQRAGMEMPLLIGGATTSKVHTALRIAPAYDGPVVHVLDASRAVGVASTLMSDTQRDAFVEKTAADYEAVRIARANKGHSELATLAEARANAFVADMSQKAPAPKQPGTHVFPDWSLADLRDYIDWTPFFRAWELAGNYPAILDDAVVGESARNLFADAQAMLDTIIAEKWLTAKGVAALWPCRREGDDVVIETDNGDVRMPFLRQQIKKREGRANMCLADFIDPAGDWIGGFAVTAGHGIEEHLARFKADHDDYRDILLKALADRLAEAFAERLHQHVRTELWGYAEGEQLTNDALIREQYRGIRPAPGYPACPDHSEKPILFDLLQASDRTGITLTESFAMWPTAAVSGFYFGHPDSEYFGVARIGRDQLEEYAERRGADLETAERWLRPNLD; the protein is encoded by the coding sequence GTGGCAACCGCAGCGATCACCCCCGACGACGCCCCCGCGCAGGCCAGCGCCACCTTCGTCAATATCGGCGAACGCACCAACGTCACCGGATCGGCGGCGTTCAAGAAGCTCATCATGGGCGGCGATTACACCCGGGCGGTCGAGGTCGCGCGCCAGCAGGTGGAAAATGGCGCGCAGATCATCGACGTCAACATGGATGAAGGGCTGCTCGACGCCGAAGTGGCGATGACCACCTTCCTCAAGCTGATCGCGGCCGAACCCGATATCGCCCGCGTGCCGATCATGATCGACAGTTCCAAATGGAGCGTGATCGAAGCCGGGCTGAAATGCGTGTCGGGCAAGCCGATCGTCAATTCGATCAGCATGAAGGAAGGCGAGGCCGAATTTCTCGCCCATGCGCGCAAAGTGATGGCCTACGGCGCCGCCGTCGTCGTCATGGCGTTCGACGAGGTGGGGCAGGCCGATACGCAGGCGCGCAAGATCGAGATTTGCGAACGCGCCTACAAGCTGCTCACCGGCATCGGCTTTCCGCCCGAAGACATTATTTTCGATCCCAATATCTTCGCGGTGGCGACGGGGATCGAGGAGCATAATAATTACGGTGTCGATTTCATCGAAGCGACGCGCGAGATCCGCAAACGCTGCCCGCACGTCCACATTTCGGGCGGGCTTTCGAATCTGAGCTTCAGCTTCCGCGGGAACGAACCGGTGCGCCGCGCGATGCACTCGATCTTCCTGTACCACGCGATCCCGGCCGGCATGGACATGGGCATCGTCAATGCCGGCCAGCTCGACGTCTATGATACGATCGACCCGGAATTGCGCGACGCGTGCGAGGATGTGATCCTCAACCGCCATCCCGACGCCACCGAAAAGCTGATCACGATCGCCGAACGCTTCAAGGGCACCGATGCGGCGGCCGAAAAGGCGGCCGAGGAATGGCGTGGCTGGCCGGTGGTCAAGCGGCTGGAACATGCGCTGGTCAAGGGCATCGACGCGCATGTCGTGGATGATACCGAAGAAGCGCGCCAGATGTTCGCCCGGCCGATCGAGGTGATCGAAGGCCCGCTGATGGACGGCATGAACGTCGTTGGCGATCTGTTCGGATCGGGCAAGATGTTCCTGCCGCAGGTGGTGAAATCCGCCCGCGTGATGAAGAAGGCGGTCGCCCATCTGCTGCCGTTCATCGAAGCGCAGAAGGAAGCCGGTGCCCGTGCCAAGGGCCGGATCGTGATGGCGACCGTGAAGGGCGACGTCCACGATATCGGCAAGAACATCGTCGGCGTCGTGCTGCAGTGCAACGGTTATGAGGTGATCGACCTTGGTGTGATGGTGCCGTGGATGACGATCCTGCAATCCGCGCAGGACAATGACGCCGATATCATCGGCCTGTCGGGCCTGATCACCCCGTCGCTCGATGAAATGGTGACGGTGGCGGCCGAAATGCAGCGTGCGGGCATGGAAATGCCGCTGCTGATCGGCGGGGCGACGACGTCGAAGGTGCATACTGCGCTGCGCATCGCGCCGGCTTATGACGGGCCGGTGGTGCATGTGCTGGACGCCAGCCGCGCGGTGGGGGTTGCATCGACCTTGATGTCCGACACGCAGCGCGATGCCTTCGTCGAAAAGACGGCGGCCGATTACGAAGCCGTGCGGATCGCGCGGGCCAATAAGGGACATAGCGAACTGGCCACTTTGGCCGAAGCACGCGCCAATGCGTTCGTGGCCGATATGAGCCAGAAGGCGCCTGCACCGAAACAGCCGGGCACGCATGTCTTCCCCGATTGGTCGCTGGCTGATCTGCGCGACTATATCGACTGGACGCCTTTCTTCCGCGCGTGGGAATTGGCGGGCAATTATCCCGCGATCCTCGACGATGCGGTGGTGGGCGAAAGCGCGCGCAACCTGTTCGCCGATGCGCAGGCGATGCTCGACACGATCATCGCGGAAAAATGGCTGACGGCCAAGGGCGTCGCCGCTTTGTGGCCGTGCCGGCGCGAAGGCGACGATGTCGTCATCGAAACCGACAATGGCGACGTGCGGATGCCGTTCCTGCGCCAGCAGATCAAGAAGCGCGAAGGCCGCGCCAATATGTGCCTGGCCGATTTCATCGATCCGGCGGGCGACTGGATCGGCGGCTTTGCGGTCACCGCCGGCCACGGGATTGAGGAGCATCTCGCCCGGTTCAAGGCGGATCATGACGATTACCGTGATATCCTGCTGAAGGCGCTGGCCGATCGTCTGGCCGAGGCCTTTGCCGAACGGCTGCACCAGCATGTCCGCACCGAATTGTGGGGCTATGCCGAGGGCGAACAACTGACCAACGACGCGCTGATCCGCGAACAATATCGCGGTATCCGCCCGGCGCCCGGCTATCCGGCGTGCCCGGACCATAGCGAAAAGCCGATTCTGTTCGATCTGTTGCAGGCCAGTGATCGCACCGGCATCACGCTGACCGAAAGTTTCGCGATGTGGCCGACGGCGGCGGTGTCGGGCTTCTATTTCGGCCACCCCGACAGCGAATATTTCGGCGTTGCGCGCATCGGTCGCGATCAGCTGGAGGAGTATGCCGAACGGCGCGGCGCAGATCTGGAGACGGCGGAACGCTGGTTGCGGCCGAACCTCGATTAG
- a CDS encoding EAL domain-containing protein, protein MRAPGGARSIWTGIARRAALAAGAALIHAGAGLHRLGRADGDAETVPALPAPDYEPHDRAQLEADLRRGISEDEIVPYYQPILALGTNELVGFESLARWRHPHRGIIDPDIFIPIAEDTGAINDLCFALLRQACGDIRRWPPHLTLSINVSPLQICDSELSLRLLQILYANGLAPGRLIVEITESALIANVAAARRTITSLRNAGIKVALDDFGTGYSSLHHLRELQFDRLKIDRSFTQALGTSAGDTIMRAIVDLGGGLGMPITAEGIETAEQAGTMDQLGCAYGQGFMYGRPMPAADALVHIAQAEQSAPRARAVG, encoded by the coding sequence ATGCGCGCACCCGGCGGGGCACGATCGATCTGGACCGGCATCGCCAGACGGGCGGCACTGGCCGCCGGCGCCGCGCTGATCCATGCGGGCGCGGGCCTCCACCGGCTTGGCCGGGCAGATGGAGATGCCGAAACCGTACCGGCCCTGCCCGCGCCGGATTATGAACCGCATGATCGCGCGCAACTGGAAGCCGATCTGCGCCGGGGCATTTCGGAAGATGAAATCGTCCCTTATTACCAGCCCATTCTGGCACTGGGCACGAATGAACTGGTCGGCTTCGAAAGCCTCGCGCGGTGGCGGCACCCGCACCGCGGGATCATCGATCCTGACATTTTCATCCCGATCGCGGAAGATACAGGGGCGATCAACGATCTGTGTTTTGCCCTGCTTCGCCAGGCATGCGGCGACATACGCCGCTGGCCACCGCACCTGACGCTATCAATCAACGTATCGCCGTTACAGATATGCGATTCCGAACTTTCGTTGCGGCTGCTGCAGATCCTGTATGCCAATGGCCTCGCCCCCGGCCGGCTGATCGTCGAAATCACCGAAAGCGCGCTGATCGCCAATGTTGCCGCTGCACGCCGGACGATCACCTCGCTGCGCAATGCGGGTATCAAGGTTGCGCTGGACGATTTCGGTACGGGCTATTCGAGCCTGCACCACCTGCGCGAATTGCAGTTCGACCGGCTCAAGATCGATCGATCGTTCACGCAGGCACTTGGCACGTCAGCCGGCGACACGATCATGCGGGCGATCGTGGATCTTGGCGGCGGCCTCGGCATGCCCATCACCGCCGAAGGGATCGAAACGGCCGAACAGGCCGGAACGATGGACCAGCTTGGCTGTGCCTACGGCCAAGGGTTCATGTACGGCCGGCCGATGCCGGCGGCAGACGCACTGGTTCACATCGCGCAAGCGGAACAATCCGCCCCACGCGCACGCGCCGTCGGCTGA
- a CDS encoding diacylglycerol kinase family protein, with protein sequence MAVLVRSRRVIETTPLPRSAILVVNAKSRKGRKLFRRAVEGLRAHGIEIISAHAVRKPRLLAPTIRDAVASGAPMVIVGGGDGSLSSSVDFFVGRNCVFALLPLGTANSFARTMGIPLDLDGAMAVIAGGQRRRIDLGMIDDDYFANCAAIGLSPLIGETVPHGLKAWAGRVGYLSWALLMLARFKPFKLTVGEGDTAETIDALEVRIANGGFHGGTELVDAASVDSGEIIVQAVVGKARSYLGWSWLTSLLRLPARHHTTREFHGRALRIATDPPLAISIDGEVLAKTPVMARVAEGAIEVAAPQPV encoded by the coding sequence ATGGCCGTTCTCGTGCGTTCTCGCCGCGTGATCGAAACAACACCCCTCCCCCGCTCCGCAATTCTTGTTGTCAACGCGAAGTCGCGCAAGGGCCGCAAGCTCTTCCGCCGTGCGGTCGAAGGGCTGCGTGCGCATGGGATCGAAATCATCAGCGCACACGCGGTTCGCAAGCCGCGCCTGCTTGCCCCCACCATCCGCGATGCGGTGGCATCCGGCGCGCCGATGGTGATCGTCGGCGGTGGCGATGGCTCGCTGTCCTCATCCGTCGATTTCTTCGTCGGGCGGAATTGCGTGTTCGCGTTGCTCCCGCTGGGCACGGCCAACAGCTTCGCGCGGACGATGGGCATCCCGCTCGACCTGGACGGCGCGATGGCTGTGATCGCAGGCGGGCAACGGCGCCGGATCGATCTCGGCATGATCGACGATGATTATTTCGCCAATTGCGCCGCGATCGGGCTATCGCCGCTGATCGGTGAAACCGTACCGCATGGCCTGAAGGCATGGGCAGGCCGGGTCGGCTATCTCAGTTGGGCGCTGCTGATGCTGGCCCGCTTCAAACCGTTCAAGCTGACCGTGGGCGAAGGCGACACGGCCGAAACGATCGACGCGCTGGAAGTGCGCATCGCCAATGGCGGATTCCACGGCGGCACCGAACTGGTGGACGCCGCCAGCGTCGACAGCGGCGAAATCATCGTCCAGGCCGTTGTCGGCAAGGCACGATCCTATCTCGGCTGGAGTTGGCTCACCAGCCTGCTGCGCCTGCCTGCCCGCCACCACACGACCCGCGAATTTCACGGCCGCGCGCTGCGCATCGCCACCGATCCGCCGCTGGCCATTTCGATCGATGGCGAAGTGCTGGCGAAAACCCCGGTGATGGCGCGCGTCGCCGAAGGCGCGATCGAGGTGGCAGCGCCCCAACCTGTTTAA
- the infA gene encoding translation initiation factor IF-1, protein MAKEDLLTLDGLIDEILPDGRFRVLLENDHKIIAYTAGRMRRHRIRSVVGDRVQVEMTPYDLEKGRIIFRERTPGAGPGGGGPRRGNRR, encoded by the coding sequence ATGGCTAAGGAGGATCTCCTTACCCTCGACGGCCTGATAGACGAAATTCTCCCCGACGGCCGCTTTCGCGTGCTGCTGGAGAATGATCACAAGATCATCGCCTATACGGCGGGCAGGATGCGGCGACACCGCATCCGATCCGTCGTGGGCGATCGTGTTCAGGTGGAGATGACGCCCTACGATCTCGAAAAGGGCCGCATCATCTTCCGCGAACGCACTCCGGGCGCAGGCCCGGGCGGCGGCGGCCCGCGTCGCGGCAACCGGCGCTAA
- a CDS encoding nuclear transport factor 2 family protein, which produces MMAGVADDVIAIQQVLARYVIAVDTRTPELLRDCFTADAVLRLSGMPQLTVDAYVAIAGDALPKLDATLHHLGLPAIRVEDDRAWSRCYFMANHVRNALAPAPTGLMIGGWYDDELVRTDAGWRIAQRIGTAMWAEGNSAVIEGADYPLGATPRGPGHAAPGWL; this is translated from the coding sequence ATGATGGCGGGTGTTGCGGATGATGTGATTGCGATCCAGCAGGTGCTGGCGCGTTATGTGATCGCGGTCGATACGCGCACGCCGGAATTGCTGCGCGATTGCTTCACGGCCGATGCGGTGCTGCGTCTCAGTGGCATGCCGCAATTGACGGTTGATGCCTATGTGGCGATCGCGGGCGATGCGCTGCCGAAGCTGGATGCCACGCTCCACCATCTGGGCCTGCCGGCGATCAGGGTGGAGGACGATCGGGCCTGGTCGCGCTGCTATTTCATGGCCAATCATGTGCGCAATGCGCTGGCACCGGCCCCGACCGGGCTGATGATCGGCGGCTGGTATGATGATGAACTGGTGCGCACGGACGCCGGCTGGCGGATTGCGCAGCGCATCGGTACCGCAATGTGGGCGGAAGGCAATTCGGCGGTGATCGAAGGGGCGGATTATCCCCTGGGCGCTACCCCGCGTGGGCCGGGGCACGCGGCGCCGGGCTGGCTCTGA